In Colletotrichum destructivum chromosome 8, complete sequence, the following proteins share a genomic window:
- a CDS encoding Putative SANT/Myb domain, Homeobox-like domain superfamily protein: MSRIRRNWTAKEDKLLCAAVQKAEEESRPLLWRELAKSVPGRSNKDCRRRWWNSLANNHINKGPWSEEEDERLFTAVQTYGMNWSQVAAEVRSRNSDQCSSHWSQVLNPNINYCDWAEEEDASLLHEVLTHGTNWATIAGFHTPIRTTLALKNRYSTLRLRNENKKNRQGESDAIGRKRQSSGPNSVSSQSQTSQWELLNLTDPALFKPAAQSVGSKSTGSNNDDDEDDDDSEEDDCDDNEEDNAALNQSSGASDKGERPQRRQSASREPLSSNRPTLLKMTPGTEMLETQVDNCMQFESLIESCYPSASTRPFRNEDTAPTSNQRSPPMFYGSHSTNGCPTPNSQDSGPTHKDRTAIHLGEPKTDDLHFSPTGLMGSPITMDTKMTDSGFVNADCVMKDKPYSATTPLWLRQPDEHSVPFPCHFNVSITMACDQSQVQAIMTNLSHLGTNITLNFQRIA, from the exons ATGTCGCGAATTAGACGAAACTGGACCGCCAAGGAAGACAAGCTCCTCTGCGCTGCTGTTCAAAAAG CCGAGGAAGAATCACGGCCGCTTCTCTGGCGCGAACTCGCAAAATCGGTGCCGGGACGATCCAACAAAGATTGCcgccggagatggtggaaCAGTCTTGCAAACAATCACATCAACAAAGGCCCCTGgtccgaggaagaggatgagcGGCTCTTCACCGCAGTCCAAACGTATGGGATGAACTGGAGCCAGGTTGCGGCCGAAGTCAGGTCCAGAAACTCAGACCAGTGCTCAAGCCACTGGAGTCAGGTCTTGAACCCCAACATCAACTATTGTGACtgggccgaggaagag GACGCAAGCCTACTCCACGAAGTCCTCACCCACGGCACCAACTGGGCGACCATTGCGGGATTCCACACACCGATCCGGACAACACTTGCGCTGAAGAACCGCTATTCAACCCTACGACTGAGAAacgagaacaagaagaacagaCAAGGCGAGTCCGACGCGATAGGCAGAAAACGCCAGTCGAGCGGCCCCAACAGCGTCTCTTCACAAAGCCAAACATCACAGTGGGAACTCCTCAACTTGACAGACCCGGCATTATTCAAGCCAGCCGCCCAGTCCGTTGGCAGCAAGAGCACGGGAAGCAAcaatgacgatgacgaggatgacgacgactcggaagaggacgactgcgacgacaacgaagaGGATAATGCCGCGCTCAACCAAAGTAGCGGCGCTTCGGACAAGGGGGAAAGGCCACAGAGACGACAGTCAGCTTCTAGGGAGCCTCTGTCCAGCAACAGGCCGACACTGTTGAAGATGACTCCTGGCACTGAGATGCTTGAGACCCAGGTAGACAACTGCATGCAGTTTGAGTCGCTCATCGAGTCTTGTTATCCCTCGGCATCAACTCGTCCCTTTAGAAACGAAGACACGGCCCCCACCTCCAACCAGAGGTCACCGCCAATGTTTTATG GTTCACACTCGACAAACGGTTGCCCGACCCCCAACAGTCAGGATTCTGGGCCCACACACAAGGATAGGACGGCCATCCACTTGGGAGAACCAAAGACGGATGACTTGCACTTCTCGCCGACCGGCTTAATGGGATCTCCCATCACCATGGACACCAAGATGACGGATTCGGGCTTCGTCAATGCAGACTGTGTCATGAAAGACAAGCCATACTCTGCAACGACACCTCTTTGGCTACGACAGCCCGACGAGCACTCTGTTCCGTTTCCGTGTCACTTTAATGTTTCCATCACCATGGCATGCGACCAGAGTCAGGTGCAGGCCATCATGACAAACTTGTCTCATCTCGGGACGAATATCACCCTAAACTTTCAAAGGATAGCCTAG
- a CDS encoding Putative major facilitator superfamily, MFS transporter superfamily yields MDGKNRHEVKSAASPAASDVGVGTHEQHNVSLGKKILYHLWDSDQHLKSPQERALVRKLDFGILICATLGWWMKYIDQSNITNAYVSGMKEDLNIKGNEYTYMLMCYTIAFAIMQIPANMIALKVRPRVCLVVCELGWTAFTFAQAAAQTSNQMYAFRFMVGLFESPFSPIIIFLLGSWYTKTELAKRVAVWHVTGFFGQATSGFLQAGIHKGLDGHLGMAGWRWMYIICGCMSLPIALSVWFLLPDYPHNTTAWYITEEDKQLAMQRSAKLGRVEITGVMDLKLVKRMFGSWRWWALCMMYIFYGNSCQANNYFAIYLRENGYSVTQRNIIPACANLVTMVTDFSWGFLSDLTGNRPLWMVGPLLGTTVVGSSILTAYPDSDGARVAGFFLVACGYVTAVAWTWANEINNGNAEERALTISSMNGLFYATNSFLPILIFPQTMAPKFERGFPSVLAFALAAVVLVLVADFLHKRQLRQEAVAAANQPVSEAEITNPLSSMEKETENKLVGAVEPVRSSATII; encoded by the exons ATGGACGGCAAAAACAGGCACGAGGTCAAGTCGGCCGCGTCTCCCGCTGCTTCtgatgtcggcgtcggcacgCACGAGCAACACAATGTTTCCTTGGGGAAGAAGATTCTATACCACCTGTGGGATTCGGACCAGCATCTCAAGAGCCCGCAGGAGAGGGCTCTGGTGAGGAAGTTGGATTTCGGTATTCTCATCTGTGCGACCCTGGGATGG TGGATGAAATACATTGACCAGAGCAACATTACCAATGCCT ATGTCAGCGGTATGAAGGAGGATTTGAACATCAAGGGAAACGAGTACACATACATGCTGA TGTGCTACACCATCGCGTTCGCCATCATGCAAATTCCAGCAAACATGATCGCCCTCAAAGTCCGACCCCGGGTCTGCCTCGTGGTCTGCGAGCTCGGCTGGACAGCTTTTAC CTTCGCGCAAGCTGCGGCCCAAACCAGCAACCAAATGTACGCTTTCCGGTTCATGGTCGGGCTTTTCGAGAGTCCCTTCTcccccatcatcatcttcctgCTTGGATCGTGGTATACCAAGACGGAGCTTGCAAA GCGCGTGGCCGTATGGCACGTCACGGGCTTCTTCGGGCAAGCAACTTCCGGCTTCCTCCAAGCTGGCATCCACAAGGGCCTGGACGGGCACCTCGGGATGGCGGGCTGGCGCTGGATGTACATCATCTGCGGCTGCATGAGCCTGCCGATCGCGCTGTCCGTCTGGTTCCTCCTACCGGACTACCCACACAATACAACGGCGTGGTACATTACCGAGGAAGACAAGCAGCTCGCGATGCAGCGGTCGGCGAAGCTGGGCCGAGTTGAGATCACGGGCGTCATGGACTTGAAGCTCGTCAAGAGAATGTTTGGAAGCTGGAGGTGGTGGGCGCTCTGTATGATGTACATCTTT TATGGGAACTCGTGCCAGGCGAACAACTACTTTGCCATCTACCTGC GTGAGAACGGATACAGCGTCACCCAGCGCAATATCATCCCGGCCTGCGCCAACCTTGTCACGATGGTGACCGACTTTTCATGGGGTTTCCTGTCGGATTTGACAGGGAACCGGCCACTTTGGATGGTTGGCCCGCTG CTGGGCACCACGGTCGTCGGCTCCTCCATCCTCACCGCCTACCCTGACTCTGACGGTGCACGGGTTGCGGGTTTCTTCTTGGTTGCTTGTGGTTATGTGACTGCAGTGGCTTGG ACCTGGGCCAACGAGATCAACAACGGCAATGCCGAGGAGAGGGCCTTGACAATTTCCAGCATGAACGGGCTGTTCTACGCCACGA ACTCCTTCTTGCCGATTCTCATCTTCCCGCAGACCATGGCTCCCAAGTTCGAGCGAGGGTTCCCTTCAGTCCTGGCATTTGCACTCGCAGCGGTAGTTCTCGTTC TTGTCGCGGACTTTCTGCACAAACGCCAGCTCCGGCAAGAGGCTGTCGCAGCTGCGAATCAGCCTGTTTCCGAAGCCGAGATCACAAACCCTTTGAGTTCCATGGAAAAGGAGACTGAAAACAAGTTGGTGGGAGCTGTGGAGCCTGTTCGCAGCTCTGCCACGATTATTTGA
- a CDS encoding Putative peptidase S9, prolyl oligopeptidase, catalytic domain, alpha/Beta hydrolase yields MVYILVQNSGRVEAWKVAIQDDPDTNQDTGGVGKEAWTGTATCLVHAGCITSVVPFATADGGAERIMITRSDFDAAWVVETVDVVSPDTSVHLVDELRLIPSGPGLQASHHTITYPVGVVAEGRGYHVQAFVHTPLEPKDTSQPCRRRRKYPVMVLIHSGPNDAHREAWSVTWNPLLWTSRGFVVIAPNISGSVGFGLPFAHSIFQQWGGRPYDDIVALLDWLALNKDGVVEDCQIDTDKVLCSGYSYGGYLVNWIAGQQSRSQGQTNNNSIKFRALTVHGGVFSPRGLLGSDLPLAFAYDFGGFPWEGEEGEGKDDDKINSWTRWDPARFARNWRTMIKSTAGHDGIPPALRETGGRPCCLLTAARTFASP; encoded by the coding sequence ATGGTCTACATACTAGTACAGAACTCGGGCAGAGTGGAGGCGTGGAAGGTGGCTATCCAAGACGACCCGGACACCAACCAAGATACAGGCGGTGTAGGAAAGGAGGCGTGGACCGGCACAGCAACCTGTCTTGTCCACGCAGGATGCATCACCAGCGTCGTGCCGTTCGCGACTGCCGACGGTGGTGCAGAGAGAATAATGATTACAAGATCGGACTTTGACGCAGCGTGGGTGGTAGAGACGGTAGACGTCGTGTCTCCTGACACCAGCGTGCATCTTGTGGACGAGCTACGCCTCATCCCTTCAGGGCCCGGTCTGCAGGCTAGCCATCACACCATTACTTATCCTGTTGGTGTTGTCGCCGAAGGCAGAGGCTATCACGTCCAGGCCTTCGTACACACACCGTTGGAACCAAAAGACACATCTCAAccctgtcgtcgtcgtcggaaATACCCAGTAATGGTTCTCATACACAGCGGGCCCAACGACGCTCACCGTGAAGCGTGGTCGGTGACCTGGAACCCTCTCTTGTGGACCAGCAGGGgtttcgtcgtcatcgcgcCGAACATCAGTGGCTCCGTCGGCTTTGGACTGCCGTTTGCGCATTCCATCTTCCAGCAATGGGGCGGCAGGCCGTACGATGACATCGTTGCCCTGCTGGACTGGCTTGCCTTGAACaaagacggcgtcgtcgaggactgCCAGATCGACACAGACAAGGTCCTCTGCAGTGGATACAGTTATGGCGGCTATCTGGTAAACTGGATAGCCGGCCAGCAGAGTCGGAGTCAGGGTCAGacgaacaacaacagcattAAGTTCCGCGCCCTCACGGTTCACGGCGGCGTGTTCTCTCCCCGGGGCCTACTGGGCAGCGACCTCCCTCTGGCCTTCGCCTACGACTTTGGGGGCTTTCcgtgggagggggaggagggggagggcaaGGACGATGATAAAATCAACAGCTGGACCCGATGGGATCCCGCCCGCTTTGCGCGAAACTGGAGGACGATGATAAAATCAACAGCTGGACACGATGGGATCCCGCCCGCTTTGCGCGAAACTGGAGGACGCCCATGCTGTTTACTCACGGCAGCGAGGACTTTCGCGTCCCCGTGA
- a CDS encoding Putative hpcH/HpaI aldolase/citrate lyase domain, pyruvate kinase-like domain superfamily: MSSTIPPDQLALARETVRPNLVKSLMLQNRLAHSFGLRVAFSTEMPLVAKRAGYSAVLMNLEHMAMSMETMKDIAVSCLNVGITPTVVVPTCSQEWISRCLDSGAQAVIVPHVNTVEQAKMCVDASKFPPLGHRSVTMVTAMTQYTTQLSYAAIAEVVNDEVLIMPMIETKEGVENVEAIAAVPGIDALFIGCADLCMEYALFPSHAREMANSEIRLGIPGQYDSELFHSTVAKIAGAAEKASVDGRKVYVGLGGLEPRPDLLEKFAKRHSPIRFAMAGRDLALLLAGMSKQAASMNEISTRLQ; encoded by the exons ATGTCTTCGACAATCCCACCAGACCAGCTCGCCCTGGCCCGCGAGACGGTCCGCCCGAACCTCGTGAAGAGCCTCATGCTCCAGAACCGCCTCGCCCACTCCTTTGGCCTACGCGTCGCCTTCTCCACTGAGAtgcccctcgtcgccaagcGCGCGGGGTACTCCGCCGTGCTCATGAACCTCGAGCACATGGCCATGAGCATGGAGACAATGAAGGACATTGCCGTGTCGTGTCTGAACGTGGG AATCACTCCGACGGTGGTCGTCCCAACGTGCTCCCAAGAATGGATCTCGCGCTGCCTCGACTCTGGCGCCCAGGCTGTCATCGTTCCGCACGTCAACACCGTCGAACAGGCAAAGATGTGCGTCGACGCGTCGAAGTTTCCTCCACTG GGTCACCGCTCGGTCACAATGGTCACCGCAATGACCCAGTACACTACCCAACTATCCTACgcggccatcgccgaggtcgtcaacGATGAGGTGCTGATCATGCCAATGATCGAGACCAAAGAGGGCGTCGAGAACGTAGA GGCCATCGCCGCGGTACCCGGCATCGACGCACTCTTCATCGGATGCGCAGACCTATGCATGGAGTATGCTCTGTTCCCATCGCACGCTCGAGAAATGGCTAATAGTGAAATAAGACTAGGTATTCCCGGACAATACGACTCGGAGCTGTTCCATTCCACCGTGGCCAAGATTGCAGGcgcggcggagaaggcgagcGTAGACGGCCGCAAGGTGTATGTCGGACTTGGAGGGTTGGAACCGAGGCCAGATCTGCTTGAAAAGTTTGCGAAGCGACACTCTCCTATCCG ATTTGCCATGGCAGGCCGCGACTTGGCTCTGCTTCTGGCTGGCATGTCGAAACAAGCAGCGTCAATGAACGAAATCTCGACAAGGCTTCAATAA
- a CDS encoding Putative flavin monooxygenase, FAD/NAD(P)-binding domain superfamily, with product MATQTNAMRVVIVGAGAAGLVTLKTLLEYMRPACAQKVEVVLFESYVPKTLSASSQQQETKVQESIPTDHNGSQPEIGGTFRYRVWENSEHVSSRQLTLFSDYRLPPGAPYHLPITQYVQYLQDYCSEFGLWPYIHLSTVVTRVSRIQDDKGPWRHRVEYRATAGGDADTVNVLECSHLAVCSGLHVEPNIPYIPGIEHVPEFIHSSQYKARAQVKGKHVLVLGCQETAHDISYESLKAGAKSVTMAFRDGFLYFPKILNRLYIFGIKIDWELPIDSFNSNLFETAYVHPKLEASRARWFLAEWVLRPVEWLLTGSTGEGAGIDQHIGLVAPEQQNRASTIHCKTPRAMAYMNRPWKKPKTIREKLGSIFADRLEDAQSLEVINTATWPRRITPDGIVEFTPDAQRPDYARIKSIGPIKPDIVIAGTGYNHSFPFLTPGQYPAAWDATVRDIVAPGHPDVGFIGFVRPGVGAIPPMAEMQAFWWTALISRRMQLPTTPGHYHLQHPHGARVRYGVDHITYVATLARDFGGVPDLWTLWWKYDTRVLLCYCLGTAYNSFYRLVGPFESQRAADVVRSELWQMVVSRGWVYTVFFSLIPMAFWGLVNALCCLLEWVNLLPNMRSMEETMADVNNRLGERKCRR from the exons ATGGCTACGCAAACAAATGCAATGCGAGTTGTCATTGTTGGCGCAGGTGCAGCCGGCCTGGTCACTTTGAAGACTCTTCTTGAATACATGAGACCTGCGTGCGCCCAGAAAGTGGAAGTAGTCCTATTTGAGTCGTATGTGCCCAAAACACTCTCTGCCTCTTCCCAACAACAAGAAACGAAAGTACAGGAGAGTATACCAACTGACCACAACGGCAGCCAGCCAGAAATCGGCGGCACTTTCCGCTATCGTGTGTGGGAAAATTCGGAACATGTCAGCTCTCGCCAGCTGACACTCTTCTCGGACTACAGACTCCCGCCGGGAGCCCCATACCATCTTCCCATCACGCAGTATGTCCAGTATCTACAGGACTACTGCTCCGAGTTTGGCTTATGGCCGTACATACATCTTTCTACCGTGGTGACCCGCGTCAGCCGGATTCAAGATGACAAAGGCCCTTGGCGGCACCGCGTCGAGTATCGTGCAACCGCAGGAGGCGATGCCGACACAGTCAACGTGCTCGAGTGTTCGCACCTGGCCGTATGCTCTGGGTTGCACGTGGAACCCAACATTCCCTATATACCTGGTATCGAGCACGTTCCCGAGTTCATCCACTCGTCCCAGTACAAGGCAAGGGCCCAGGTGAAAGGCAAGCATGTGCTGGTTCTCGGATGCCAGGAGACAGCCCACGACATCAGCTACGAGTccctcaaggccggcgccaaGTCAGTCACAATGGCTTTCCGTGATGGCTTCCTCTACTTCCCCAAGATCCTGAACCGCCTGTACATCTTCGGCATCAAGATCGACTGGGAGCTGCCAATCGACAGTTTCAACTCAAACCTTTTCGAGACAGCCTATGTGCACCCTAAGCTGGAGGCTTCAAGAGCTAGGTGGTTCCTCGCCGAATGGGTCTTGCGTCCTGTCGAGTGGCTTCTCACTGGTTCGACTGGGGAAGGGGCTGGGATAGATCAACATATCGGATTGGTAGCTCCTGAGCAGCAGAATCGGGCTAGTACAATTCACTGCAAGACTCCTCGAGCAATGGCGTATATG AACCGACCATGGAAGAAGCCCAAAACCATCCGGGAAAAGCTGGGAAGCATCTTTGCAGACCGTCTTGAAGATGCCCAGTCCTTAGAGGTCATCAACACGGCTACCTGGCCGCGTCGAATCACTCCTGACGGCATAGTAGAGTTTACCCCAGACGCACAACGACCTGACTACGCCCGCATCAAGAGCATTGGGCCTATTAAGCCTGATATCGTCATCGCGGGCACAGGCTACAATCATTCCTTCCCCTTTCTGACACCCGGCCAGTACCCGGCTGCTTGGGACGCCACAGTGCGTGACATCGTGGCTCCAGGCCATCCGGACGTCGGCTTCATCGGCTTTGTCCGCCCTGGCGTGGGCGCCATCCCGCCAATGGCGGAGATGCAGGCCTTTTGGTGGACGGCGCTCATCTCGCGCCGGATGCAACTGCCAACCACTCCGGGGCACTACCATCTGCAGCACCCGCATGGCGCGAGGGTCCGCTACGGCGTTGACCACATCACCTATGTCGCCACCCTTGCGAGGGACTTTGGCGGCGTCCCAGACCTCTGGACGCTGTGGTGGAAGTACGACACCAGGGTTCTGCTGTGCTACTGCCTTGGCACCGCGTACAACAGCTTCTACAGGCTCGTGGGCCCGTTCGAGAGTCAGAGGGCTGCGGATGTCGTGCGGAGTGAGCTGTGGCAGATGGTAGTCAGTAGGGGTTGGGTTTACACGGTCTTCTTTAGCCTCATCCCCATGGCGTTCTGGGGATTGGTCAACGCGCTGTGTTGCCTTCTGGAGTGGGTTAATCTGCTGCCAAACATGAGGTCGATGGAAGAAACCATGGCCGATGTGAATAACAGGCTAGGAGAGAGAAAATGTCGAAGGTGA
- a CDS encoding Putative aminotransferase, class I/classII, pyridoxal phosphate-dependent transferase, major — translation MGSDIANDTAVKPTSLINLQLGWPSPRLFAASGLLEGATQVLTSDAETAAALVYGPHVGHPPLRESVAEWLSSVYGTTADSERISISNGASGNLANVLMKFTDPLYTRRIFMAEPTYFLACPIFEDNGFQGKLRGVPEDDEEGLDMAFLRRGLEAAEAEALSNAEASGQPDFPTIKTGKTYPKVYKYVIYLVPTFSNPSARTLSLQVRKDIVSLAREYDALVVSDDVYDFLSWPEEHSAPADAVGSVPPRLVDIDRQMPGCSHFGNTISNGSFSKVIGPGVRVGWAESTPAFAKELGEVGSSSSGGAPSHLTSTFVDKMLRSGRLQSHIKDTLVPTYRERYYALMSAVKDVLAPLGVRVEANKPKDAAAAIAGGFFTYLRLPDDLPVARNVAAVALKDKQLRVAFGHMFTVTGDEGSISRAEREDGVSRCIRLCWAWHEVAEIEEGIDRLGATIVDIRERIKKGEDLSSPVAIGIR, via the exons ATGGGCAGTGACATCGCCAATGACACTGCCGTCAAACCGACGTCCCTCATCAATCTCCAGCTGGGATGGCCGTCGCCTCGTCTCTTCGCCGCGAGTGGtctgctcgagggcgccacTCAGGTTCTCACTTCAGACGCCGAGACGGCTGCCGCCCTTGTCTACGGACCTCACGTCGGACATCCTCCCCTCCGCGAAAGCGTGGCAGAATGGCTCTCCTCGGTCTACGGGACCACAGCTGATTCCGAAAGAATAAGCATAAGCAACGGCGCCTCGGGAAACCTGGCCAACGTCCTGATGAAATTCACCGATCCGCTCTACACCCGCAGGATCTTCATGGCTGAACCAACATACTTCCTCGCATGCCCCATCTTCGAAGACAACGGATTCCAGGGCAAGCTCAGAGGCGTCCctgaagatgacgaggagggtcTCGACATGGCTTTCCTTCGCCGAGGGCTAGAAGCTGCAGAGGCGGAAGCATTGTCAAACGCCGAAGCCAGTGGCCAGCCAGACTTTCCAACGATAAAAACTGGCAAGACTTACCCAAAAGTGTACAAATACGTCATCTATCTCGTCCCGACGTTCTCCAACCCCAGCGCAAGGACCCTATCGCTGCAGGTGCGGAAGGATATTGTTAGTCTTGCGCGAGAGTATGACGCCCTCGTTGTCTCGGACGATGTCTACGACTTCCTGAGCTGGCCCGAAGAACATTCTGCTCCCGCCGACGCTGTGGGCTCTGTACCTCCTCGCCTTGTCGACATTGATCGACAGATGCCCGGCTGCAGCCACTTTGGAAACACGATCAGCAACGGGTCATTTTCCAAAGTCATCGGACCGGGTGTCCGGGTTGGATGGGCTGAGAGCACACCGGCTTTTGCTAAGGAGCTTGGGGAGGT TGGCTCTTCAAGCTCAGGCGGTGCTCCTTCACATCTCACCTCGACCTTTGTCGACAAGATGCTCCGAAGCGGTCGACTTCAGTCCCACATCAAAGACACGCTCGTTCCCACGTACCGCGAGAGATACTACGCGCTCATGTCCGCCGTCAAAGACGTTCTGGCGCCCCTCGGGGTCCGTGTGGAGGCTAACAAGCCCAAAGACGCGGCTGCTGCGATAGCCGGGGGTTTCTTCACATACCTTAGGCTACCAGACGACCTTCCCGTTGCTAGGAACGTAGCCGCGGTTGCGCTGAAGGACAAACAGCTACGCGTGGCGTTTGGGCACATGTTCACCGTCACGGGAGATGAGGGCAGCATCTCTCGGGCCGAGAGGGAGGACGGGGTTTCCCGATGTATCAGGCTTTGCTGGGCGTGGCATGAAGTTGCAGAAATCGAAGAGGGCATCGACAGACTCGGTGCTACCATTGTTGATATCAGGGAGAGAATCAAGAAAGGGGAGGACTTGAGTAGCCCCGTAGCCATTGGAATAAGATAG
- a CDS encoding Putative immunoglobulin-like, galactose oxidase-like, Early set domain-containing protein produces the protein MIRIANAVAFLTIPFIIFHLTVSRASHLSVFAIHPDVSETGHWGPSVQVSLVTVAAAVLPPTGHVLLWAAYQADEFNGDGPNIDRTVMAIYDPQTGGGGLCWKKCEDNVASHLDVQDFPPPYSFESDRRLRSRPEILQVSDSAYHGEHIIVMTDTVISDFTMIRYSSVTHSINTDQRRVPLQLDLIKAWTSDENEWRYQAQIPQSSGIVTPGN, from the coding sequence ATGATCCGCATAGCAAATGCCGTTGCCTTCCTCACTATCCCCTTCATCATTTTCCACCTGACCGTATCGCGAGCTTCTCATTTATCTGTATTTGCAATCCACCCTGATGTCTCGGAAACTGGGCATTGGGGGCCAAGTGTGCAGGTATCACTGGTGACTGTCGCGGCCGCTGTTCTACCTCCGACCGGACATGTCTTGCTATGGGCTGCATATCAGGCCGACGAATTCAACGGTGATGGTCCAAATATCGACCGTACAGTCATGGCTATATATGATCCGCAGACAGGTGGTGGAGGGTTATGCTGGAAAAAGTGCGAGGATAATGTGGCGAGCCATCTAGACGTGCAAGATTTTCCGCCCCCGTACTCATTCGAATCAGACCGACGTTTGAGATCTCGTCCAGAAATTCTTCAAGTCTCCGATTCCGCATATCACGGAGAGCATATCATTGTCATGACAGATACGGTGATATCTGACTTCACCATGATCCGGTATTCGTCTGTTACCCATTCTATCAACACTGATCAACGACGAGTACCGTTACAGCTAGACCTTATTAAAGCCTGGACCTCTGACGAGAATGAATGGCGATATCAAGCCCAGATCCCCCAAAGCTCAGGGATTGTTACGCCGGGAAATTAA
- a CDS encoding Putative mycotoxin biosynthesis protein UstYa: MAEDNQEKQFMPLMRDHDSDADTLDEFTCQKCRHAGRQQTIWPAVGVKAILIALLAVAVVMTGLGIVAFAVVYQNSNNCDHREHESSTLNLPTDSLFGDIPWRRVIMEKDPRYHDPTLSATDQGNMERLNDTFVWSDILPTTMIAVPDPSIYGLSGGGKVWENPADFDDKTEAWTVSVMHQLHCLADFKKNFNNLRSGGALNDGQYAHLTHCVEIVRRNVMCKAELALERPNDPHIWPVQHVSGWGNAHVCRDWDQVMAAIKKYAITRGENGWRRIRDDDPKLII, translated from the exons atggccgaggaCAACCAAGAGAAGCAGTTCATGCCGTTGATGCGGGACCATGATTCCGATGCCGACACGTTGGACGAGTTCACCTGCCAGAAATGCAGACACGCCGGCCGCCAGCAGACTATCTGGCCTGCGGtcggcgtcaaggccatcctcatcgccctgttggccgtcgccgtcgtgatgaccgGGCTCGGTATCGTGGCCTTTGCCGTCGTATACCAAAACAGCAACAACTGCGACCACCGCGAGCATGAGTCGAGCACCCTCAACTTGCCGACGGATTCTCTTTTCGGAGATA TCCCGTGGCGAAGGGTGATTATGGAAAAGGATCCCCGATACCATGATCCCACCCTTTCTGCGACCGACCAAGGCAATATGGAAAGACTAAACGACACTTTTGTCTGGAGCGACATCCTGCCGA CAACCATGATTGCCGTTCCCGATCCGTCCATCTATGGTTTaagcggcggcggtaagGTATGGGAAAATCCGGCGGACTTTGACGATAAGACTGAGGCATGGACCGTCTCCGTCATGCATCAGCTTCACTGCTTG GCCGATTTCAAGAAAAACTTCAACAATCTgaggagcggcggcgccctcaaCGACGGACAGTACGCGCACCTCACGCACTGCGTCGAGATTGTGCGCCGCAACGTCATGTGCAAGGCCGAGCTCGCTCTCGAGCGTCCCAACGACCCTCACATCTGGCCGGTCCAGCACGTCTCGGGCTGGGGCAACGCGCACGTGTGTAGAGATTGGGATCAGGTCATGGCTGCCATCAAGAAGTACGCCATCACCCGCGGCGAGAATGGATGGCGAAGGATCCGGGACGATGACCCGAAATTGATTATTTGA